CACAACCAAAGTATACCAAatcaatataccaaaatcattacAACTTATATAAGTTCCAAATGTATAAAATCACCATCTTCTCACTTATTTCATACCACAAAATTTATCACTTCAACATTTCACAATTAAACCATCATATAAGtaatatatacatcatataacttACTTGGCAAACACACCATTTAGACCAACTTAAGAGGCCATACATATCAACATCTACAAGCCAAAACTCATGGCTAATATtcacaacacaaaacatatcaaaatgacactagcttatacatgctatataccatatatacaactctcaaaatggtaccacaatagatgtccgatagtgtgattgatgtcaCTAACGATCCCCAGATCTGAGCTAgatttataacactgtaaaacagagaacatttcacacaataagctttaaaacttagtaagtttataCTATAAATAATCCACAGTTTATATAATACGAAACATAAACTAATAAATACTTAATagttcacaattcatccatcaattctattccatctcatttaatatgttcatacgaattcatcaaacttcatacacatagtatcatctataATATAGGTATcgaacatacctgaactttcccgtatttattcattcCATTCCCACCtctcgttcaaatacattaattcatttagaattttttctatgttttaagAATTCGCACACTCATCGCATtaatgattagccgaagctataaagatcttgcacacttagtgtcatcTCAACTAACTAAAgttatctcggtatcgcacacttagtgcctcatataaccaaagctattccaactcacacacttagtgctatttatagccgaagctgtttgaatcgcacacttagtgcctaacATAGTCGATTTTTCATCATGTTCAAACCAAgctcaaatatatacaatttatatattatcaaaatattaaaacataagTTGTAATATCaattatcacgtacgaacttaccttgtactcaTAATTGATGATTCGAATCATTTACTCAATAATCTTTGATTTTCTCGATcaaaatctgaattcctcttttcttgatctatatgtattcaaaattaaccctttttataatagcccgatttagggcctagtcagaatagttatctcgggaccacaaatttggagctgaataaattattttataaatttttagatgttatagcatgtttttaggAGTGCATGAAAACTTTGGTGATTTAAttgtgacgtttgtgagcccaattgtgaaaaaggactaaatcgcataaaatgcaaaagtcctattttgatagctaaaagtgccaaATAACTAGAGAATCTAAATTTGGGGTCTCTAAAGGGAAATTAGGCCCTTTTAAGAGGCATGGCCAGCCATAGGAGACAAGGgtggtcaaattttcaaaatttggtaggttaggtggcttattttgactaaaatagaaataaaataagagaaagatGATATCAGCTTCTCATATTCTTCTCTACCATCGAATTTTTAGCAAAATAAGTGTTTtggagcttaaaaattttagcaactttaagccttcacaagtaagtgattttccaaccctttgttgaatatttttgtacttttgagacccttgaagcataagctttcaaatgagggtactattttgcaaaatgattaagagtttagagtttttacatgaaaggatttgtaatttTTACTGAGTTTTTTTCGaataaaatgagtcttgggtgtcttataaccaacttttgtaaaaggtgttagcatgaaaacacctaaaaagactattttgcataagttgtaaaatagatgataagtgtgtgaaatagtgggaaactggagtttctataagattagaaagggttcagctaggcttaatatgtgaagaaattcgataaaaatttattttcgagcttaggggtaaaatggtcattttgcaaaagtctaagggcaaattggtcatttttcccaattatgtattgtagagtgcctagattgataaagtgactaaataagtgcatttttttattatagatcaagaaataccgaattcgAATCTAGACCagggaaaagccaagcaaatcgactaaatcgactagtcgccatatGTTGTAAtctaaggtaagttgtatgtaaataatacaactacattgataatgcatgtgattgaattgtattgaaattattatagcatgaattacATGATTGTGAAAATGAGATAGTATGATGGtgatagagatagtagaattctcgatggaaccttaggaaataaatcagatattcatgccaaaacgtttgggtcacttgtgtgagctagtgtaagacatgtctgggacatgcatcggtcatattatgagagccaacgtaagaccatgtttggcaTATGGAATCGACATtcagacgagtgctagtgtatgacatgtttgggacatggcattggcattgagacgagtgctaatgtaagacatgtttgggacatgcttcggcctcgagatgtaagccagtgtaagacatgtctgggacatgcatcggctacgagaggtgtcagtgtaagaccatatctgaggcATGACATCGACATAGATATGCtgagcttgtgtaagaccatgtcggggacatggcatcggcacttgaccccatgttttaggctaaataagTATCCGATAAtgctccaaatggttcaacggtgcaagtatgatttaaagttgaccaggaaagtataactgtgttgtgactggaataggtacctatatggtatgtatgaaatatGAGCTCCAtgtatgctatatgaggtgtattgaatactgatgagtaagttttgcttatgccacttgtgtgatatgatacttgttgatgaatggtaaagttatgttgtatatttatttatgtgcaacttactaagatttatacttactccctctctttttccattttcttatagtattgcctatttagctcaaggatcaatgaaagtcagagatatcgatcacattatcaatcaaagctttcggtatagtttgatttatatttttgaatatggcatgtataaggcttagACTTTACCTTGtttgtgtcattgagaattggccaaatgtgttggcttgggttgaaaACCCTtcatttgtattaagccttgaatgatggctattatttattttgatttatatgcaaagatgttatttctatggatgagtaaaatgcaaTTGGAATGTtatttattgtggctgatttagTTGTATGAGATAGCCTTATACTGGTTTTGGTTGCTATTGAGCAGGTTGTGTAAATAAGGGTGactaaaaggcttggtaaatagccttaaattgtctacacgggtagacacacggacgtgtgtctaggccgtgtgtgatgcACGGTCTGCTCCATAGGCgcgtggtccggccgtgtgtcccttgcacgtaaaaatttcaagtgaatatgcatgatagtaaacatacaggcagagacacggttgtgtgtatcagccatgtgagggacacggtctagcacaagggcgtgtgccttggccgtgtgtcattttggggggtgctgacgtcaaaaacaaaatgtccatgtttttgcacacgggctaggacacgggcgtgtcatggccatgtgaaggacacgggccaggcacACGGAGgtctgccaggccgtgtgaaaacccctgtaggtgtggatttagaattaattccacacaggcgtgttgcccttccacacgggcgtgtgccccatttcaaagttaaattttatataGCTGGTTTAAGAACTCGGGTTGATcttgaatagttttcaatggtcaatttggggctcgtaggcccataataagaattttaatatataaattaaaagagTTCTAAAATTGGCCCAAGTTTTGGAGACTTGGGGAACGTTTGTGCGTATGAGATCGAgttaagtaatgcctcgtattccgctctgacgtgggttacgggtatggggtgttacacttttattcaacaaatcattcaattcaatccatatacacatatttagggcattttacaaattagccctcacattttcacattttcacattttagtccataataaacaaattcatcaaaaaccacaatacaaaacatgtttatctatcactaagctttcatatttcaccattttacatcacaaaattcatgaattcatcaatggcatctcatcaaattatcaacaatttcataaatttaagCATGGGATAGCTAGAGcacttaacaacgatcacaaaaacgtagaaatcataaaaaaccgagctcaaaaaTACCTTAATTGAGCTAAATGAGTGCCGAAATATCAAAACTTATTTTTAGCTTCTTCTTTGCTTCATTCAGCCATTAATGGATGATAATgaaaccatttttttcttttgtttttacttAATACAACATTAATCATcaattaccaatttaacctttaataaaccATCTAAAAATCACATAATATAAGGTCATTAATGTCCAATAGcattatcaatggtctaattacaacttaaggacctcccatttataAAACCATAACACTtaaacacttttaacatatagctagccacttttacattttatgcgattaagtcctttttcacaaatcagacatgcaaacaataaaattaaatcacgaaattttcatagatatcaattcatataatataaaaatgaaaaataatatttaaatatttcttTGACTTGaaattgtggtcctgaaaccactatttcgattagggtctaaactagGCTGTTACACGACAACCACAATACGTTGTATTGGTGAGTCAAGGCATGAAGGGCAAAATGAAAGTATTGTCGGCAATCTAGCTCGCTAAAGATATTCTTATGGAGGAATATTAACTTGATAGACATGAGTGCTATGCAAACCCATTTGGAAATGCTAGAGGGGCAGAGAATCGATATGAAGCATATTGAGTCATTAGAAAGGTTACCACCTGAGAGAGAGGTGAGTTGTGCATTAGACTTTAGGGGTAAAGTAGTGACGCAAACTGGACAGATGAGACCATTAAATGCTACGAGTGAGGTACATTCACTTTGGTAGTGTTTTTCATTTTGacatatgtaacacccttaacctgtatccgttgctagaatagggttatagagtattaccggagtattcatttcaaaacaattaaaaaattttaaacattttaatgCATATCATTAATCATAGCCAAACCAATCAATAGCATGCATATTGTCCTTTATACGGGCCCTagaggccctaaaaacacatcagaaacaagtcgggactaaataaaaaacatatagaattttttagaaaaagcttaaaattttcaaactgcaggggtcacacgggcgtgtggccaggccgtgtgactcacacggttgagacacatgcctgtgtctctcaggccgtgtggacatttgaagtaGAGACACACAATCATGTCCCAGCTTGTGCCcatgcccatgtaactctctaacttaggtcacacagccaagccatatgctcgtgtgctagaccgtgtaccCTTCgtaatggcctcacacgcccgtgtgtcaggccgtgtgattgGCCTTAtaacagcctgacttgcaaccctaagaaagctacaggggacacacaatcgtgtcacctggccgtgtgtcacacacggttgagacacacattcgtgtctctggccgtgtgaacaaaaaataggtcatttccaagtcatttttctcacccaaataaGCACACACCTACAAGCAATTTTCCACATgtaaacaagcattcaaaatgcATCAAATTATGCATCTACAAGCTAAACCAATAAGGTAAATATTCATACGACCAATATGCCTAAAAGGCACCTTAATCACAACAATTAAACATGTACAACCATATGCAAGATTTGGCCAAAAGTTCAACTAATTTATAACTAAGTTTATGTTAAAGCATACCattttatttacctatcaaattcacACCAAAAAGTACCAAATATGCCATTTAACATCTAGCACCAATAGCTATATATGTCATCTATATCAAATATACCAAAACACCGCATTCaaacatatcacaagaccatTTGTAACATACATTTTTAACTACCATTCCATCTTCAATCATTCAAGCATTATAAGCCAAGATATCAACCATTTTAAAGCCAaatatatacatgccaaaattaATACCATTTCACGATCCAAAATGTCATAAACACAAGCCAAAAACAAATGGCTAAATCATCAAACAAAcacacctatacatgtcattataaccaaaaCTTAGAAACACCAAAATCTACTGATTTAGCCGATGGATAATGTGATATAACTCtaacaagcttccaacccgaacgagcttcTAATTCACTATAAAACCCAAAAAATAACATAGAgcaagcataaatgcttagtaagttcatttaATGTAAAACACAACTTACTATTTCATCACATATTAAGTAAGTTAAACATGGCATAATCCAACCACACTTGGCCAAAGCCTAAGCATTTACGCCAAACATGTTAGCCATATAAGCATATAACATAAACAATTTAATCATAGATGATCACAAGATTTAATCATGTAATATATACAAATACAATTTATCTCAACTTTCATTACTCCATGTATCACCAATTCAATGAAATTTACATATGTTCATGTCTTAGTTCATATCGAACTCTTACCATTCGTTTTCAAATCatgccgttgaaccatttagaataccgtTGGATACCCGAGATAACTCACACATAGTGAGCTAACTCATAtaactgtaatccgtcaattcctgTACATATATGCTTACACGAGCTGTGAATCAGAATGCTCATGGGCCTACTCACATGACCTATGGATCAGAACGTAGCTAcagatgctgctcacacaagctgtggaacATGCCAAACcgcagccaccggtaggacattcaagaccagcactcgaatcatgtaaaccctaatgacatgtcatttgtatcctatgaattcctaaggttcaaacagggctcAATAGTCGATGTAACATCATTGGATATGCAATCGGTATATATATATAGCAGTCCACAATAcatgtataattcaattaaaagcacataaatataatataattacatGAACTTCCCTCGACAATTAAACGTAGATACGGAGGTGACTATTCCGAACTTTATCTTTACCCCGATCTAAAGCCGTAAAAGgtttttcttaatctaaataaataaattcagctCAATTCAAtacttattttattcaatttaacccaaattcacattttagaaaaattatatttttgcccctataattttaatttcatttcaatttagtccctagctcataaaatgaaaattcatgTAATTCATCCTTAACCCACTATAGTTGAATTTCATATAGGTCCTTAGCAAGccctacatttcatttatttcacaatttcaccatgaatattttctatttttcaatttaatccctatttgacaatttcatcaaaaatcacttaacaaaagttgtttatctatcaacaactaaccattttcttccataaaacgtCAAAACTCATATACAttcattcatggaaaaccataaccttttaaaatttttacaaactagtccatgggctagctagattaagttacaacgatcccgaaaacataaaaaatatcaaaAACTAACCTCAAAATTGATCTCATGCAAAGACTTCAATTGTAAAAAATTCAAGGTGTTAAGAAGGGAGTTTTCTTCTCTAATTTTGGTCAAGTATAGCTTAGGAAGATGATACCCtaattaatttgttttttttacttaatttatttattaaattacttaattaaccttgttataaaattattaaatcacCTAATAAAGTGTCCATAATAGTCCACTCATAATATTAAtggtttatttacaacataaacccTCCAACCATTAAATATCaaagctatttaatccctttaacttatagaactcaagttttgcaccttttttaatttagtcttttttatcaaattaagcatgcaaactgTAAAATTTATTAACGAACTTTTTATATGGTAATActaacatgctgtagacattaaaataataaaaaaacaaatatttCTATGAtagatttgtgatcccaaaatcactgttccgattccactgaaaacgagttgttacaacaTACCATTGGCTTGGTAAAGACACAAGGACCCTTTCAGAGTTCTGAGGCGTGTAAGCCAAGAGGTTTACAAACCAGATTTAGCAAAAAAACTCAAGGTGAAATTGATGTTCAATGTGGGCATGTAAGCCTATTTGTGCGAATCAAGAGGATCTTAATCGGGGCAAGTCACAATGGGGGCAGGTAAGAGTGATGGCCTCTTATGATCGAGATATACAAAAAAGAGATACAATTTGAGTTAGGCAACAGCGGAGATATAAGCTAAGGCGAAGGTTCCGAGAAATGAAACCACCCAATATAGAAAGAAATTGGGAATCAACTGAGACATCTAGACTGTTCCAAGACGAGTTAAAAAAGTGTCATTCTGAAGACGTGACGAGGGCATCGCGAGAatgggtgggggagaatgtcacaAGCAGCAGATTAAAGCTCGTGACCATTGCACACATAATGCCTTATAGAGGTCAACTTATTAAGTAGGGCTCATTTGACCCACATGAATTGACCCGATTCGTGGAACCTGTGGAGAAGCACATCTACTTGAAGTCTTGGTGGTCCAGCGAAACACTCCGGTAAAACTAGAGTTACTAAGGTAAATAGCATAAATCCTAAAAGGATAAAATTGTATAAAGTATAAATCCCTTAAGAGTTTTAATTGTAGATGGGAACTAATCTTAATAGTTGATGTAAATCGATCTGTAGTACTATTGAATTTGGGGtaactcaactataaatagaggtctcCCCCTTCATTTGTAATCAGGTCACTCATAGTTTGAATATATTTGAGAGCATATACTTAAACAGTTGGCGTGCTATTTTTCTTTGGCTTTTCTGTTATTCGTTGCTCTTTCAGTTTGAGTTGCTTCCGCTATAATTCGGAGCCTTAGAGGAATTCTGTGGGAATCCTCACTTTCAAAgcgttaggctgacttaggcgcATTTGAAGCAAAGAAATCGCCTAAGGCCGTGTAGATTGCAAAACGAAAGGTCTAGCCCCATGACACTTATACCTAACCAAAAAGATCGACGACGACTCTTACTTTAATTTAAATCTCCCATgttttcttaaataaaaaatttccatattttgaaaAGCCTCAAGctgaatttttctttttgaacTTTAGCCGAAAAAGTGTCACTacacttttctttttttatttttctttttcttcttctcccCTTTCTTCTTTTCCCCTttctttttatattaaaaaaaaaaaactaagattACTAATAATTGCAATGGCAAAAATAACAAACCACAAGATTTAGGTTGTTAGCGTATTTATATAGATTATTTCATAATAATGTTTAATGAgcaaaacataatttaaataatatataaataattattttctaatttattCTATTTAAAAATAGTAAAGTATCAAtccaaatatatattttgaaaacatttcaacatttttgataaatattgaaaACATCCGAGTTGAGTGGATAGGTTAAgtaaaaattgggaaaaaaatCCATGACACGTATACTCATTTTGTTCATAGCAAAAGCAATTAAGGTAACTGACAAATAACTTTGATCTTCTAGTCTTAACTTATGGGATggtggttaaaatttttgttaaacaCTTATTTGTCATAATTCAAATCGTGTTATCCCATCTCctactcaatatatatatatatatatatatatatatatatatatataaaagtttttttgaaaagcaagtttaaataaaaataaataaaactatttttttaaacaATCTCATTATATATTCTGATCATATCTACTCTTTTTGACCCAATGCTTAAAATTATCCTTAGTTCCTTCCCAACctataaatagaaggataatacACTTCAGCACACTTGAACCTACATCTTCTTACATTGACAATAATGTCTATATCAatcgagctaaaactcaatcaacATAAATACaacctattattattatcacatgaTTGAGCACCCAACGTTGGGCTCATTATATCTATCCATATAGACTACAGGATAGTGGAATTGGGGATTTGGGTCAGTCTTCTTATCATCTTTCTTGGGCTCAGCCTTCTTCTCTTCCGGCTTCTTCTGGGGTTCCTTTGGAGGTGCTGGGGGAGGCCCTACACTCACCAGCTCTACAAATTTCCCTACTTTTCTCgttcgaactataatatcatatGGGTCTGCATCGCCTGTTACTGATATAGTTCCCTTGGCAGCATCCACCTCTATCTTATCCACCCCTGCACACCAATAAATTCAACAATATGTACATAAATATTAATGTTTGATAAACATGTTCGGATACAGCTTCAAAATTTGCCATCAATTATTACAAAGCCAAAGAGGAATATGGTACTGTTTCTAGCCATGTGTCTACCTTGTACTCCAGAGATTGCCTTAAGAAGCTTCTTCCTGCCTTTATCGCCTGAGAGATCAACCTTCAAAACAGTCTTCTTTACCATGGAAACCAAACTAAAGTATCTAAAATTTAAATCAAGAGCAACTCTTAACTAGGTTAAGTATTGCAGCAGCATGATGATCTTATTTAAAGAGAAAGAtgggtatatatataaatatatatatatatatcagattCTTTGGTTTGTTCACCTGGACTCCATAGCAAGGGAGGTTTGTCCTATTGCCTGTTTACCTAGATCCTATctaattatataatcacaaatagtTTCTGGGTGGTGGATTCTTAGCATTTGACGTATATATGTTATCGTTTATATTTGGATGTATTTGCTTAGACTGGCATTCTGCTTTCAGCATGCACCATCTGGTGCACTTACACACTTAACAAGCCAAGAAACAGCAACTCATTGGAACCATCATCGCTAACTAAATCACATAGCAAATAGCAATCGATGAACTACAGACCCAAAATCATTATGTTGGTATATATGCAAGTCCTGTTTTTTATTAAGCAAATATTTAACCAATGCTGTGGACCGTGGTGCAGATGATATTTACCTATAAAACaaatataattaattcattaCATTTTGAAATAATAATCTAATTATCTTATGATAACATAATTACTCCACTAATAAATGTGATGTTAAAAGTTGGATTTAAGTCGGTGAGAATGCGAGATACATTTGTGTTGTTTTAGTTATCTATACTGTACTACTTCTATAAACAGAATCTCACAAGCATTTTTATTATAACACGCGTCCTTTTTAGTCTTGAAATATAAGTAGGTCCCAAGCGTTTCTGTCTAACATCCTTTCCTTTTTCCCGCTAGAGGATAGAGGTAAATTTTCAGCATTGAGCCCTCTGCTATGTTAATATTTAGCATTTAGTCttgatattttaatttgacataattagATCATCTACTTTATCAATGACATTAATTGATTCAAATAGTTAATATCCTTAATTATTACGGTTAAAATGATGTCGTGAATTTTTTAAAACACCTTTCTAACACAAACAAAACAAATCTATTTCAAAGATGATAAGTACATATTTTTAACACATAATGTTAAGTTTGAAATGATATTTTTACTCGAAATAATTAAGAGCACTAATTATTTGAAGTAACTAAAAATagaactaaattaaattaaattaaaatataaatcttaaatattaaatttaaatatagtaAAGAGGTTATAATCATAATTTGAATTAAAAGGTTGTATACATAAAGCAATTATTTATCctttgatttaataaaaaatgattttttaaaataatatttttaattaaaatttcgaTCATAATTACTTTAATAAATATATACTACAATTtcaataaatatcaaataaataattataat
This window of the Gossypium arboreum isolate Shixiya-1 chromosome 12, ASM2569848v2, whole genome shotgun sequence genome carries:
- the LOC108479067 gene encoding heavy metal-associated isoprenylated plant protein 43-like → MVKKTVLKVDLSGDKGRKKLLKAISGVQGVDKIEVDAAKGTISVTGDADPYDIIVRTRKVGKFVELVSVGPPPAPPKEPQKKPEEKKAEPKKDDKKTDPNPQFHYPVVYMDRYNEPNVGCSIM